The genomic stretch CCGCGCCCCCAGGTGCCGCACCGTGACCTGCTTCAGCTGGAGGTGCTGCCGGACGAGGCGCAGATCCGCGCCGACATCGAGCGGCTGCGCCGGGAGCGCAACGCCGTGATCATCGCGCACAACTACCAGCGGCCCGAGGTTCAGGGCATCGCAGACTTCGTGGGCGACTCGCTGGGGCTGTCGCGCCAGGCAGCCCGCACCGACGCCGACGTGATCGTGTTCGCCGGGGTGCATTTCATGGCCGAGACCGCCGCGATCCTGAGCCCCGACAAGACCGTGCTGCTGCCGGATCTGCGGGCGGGGTGCTCGCTGGCCGACACCGTGACGGCGCAGGGCATCCGCGACTGGAAGGCGAGGAACCCCGGCGGGCTGGTCGTGACCTACGTGAACACCACCGCCGACGTGAAGGCCGAGAGCGACTACTGCTGCACCAGCGGCAACGCCGTGCAGATCGTGGCGAGCCTGCCGGCGGACGTGCCGGTGCTCTTCGCGCCCGACCGCTTCCTGGCCGCCCACGTGATCCGCGAGACCGGCCGCGCCATGGACGTCTGGGACGGCGCGTGCCACGTCCACGAGGCGATCCGCCCGGAGGACGTGCAGGGCCAGCAGCTCGCGCACCCAGACGCGGAGCTGCTGATCCACCCCGAGTGCGGATGCTCCAGCCGGGTACTGGGGGCGCTGCCCGACCTGAAGCTCTACTCCACCGAGGGCATGATCCACCGCGCCAGGGCCAGCTCCGCACAGGAATTCATCGTCGTGACCGAGACCGGCATGGTCACGCGCCTGGAGAACGACGTGCCCGGCAAGACCTTCATTCCGGTCAGCCGCACGGCGTGCTGCGAGTACATGAAGATGATCACGCTGGAGAACATCCGCGACGCCCTGCTGAACCTGGAACCGCGCGTGACGGTTCCGGCCGACATCCGCGAGCGGGCACTGGTGCCGATCGAACGGATGCTGGCGATCGGGTAATACGGACTCCGATTGAATCCCGTTGAACACGGGATAACATCCGACCGGGGTGAGAAGGAGAACGGACGGACTCCGGGAACGAACCGGATGTCCGTCCATCTCCCGGAGTCCGTATAAGGCGCGAGACAGCCGAAGGGGGCGGAGATTGCCTCTCCGCCCCCCCGCTGTTCCGGCTGGATCAGCCCATGTTCTCGATGATCTTGTTCGCGAACTCGCTGGTCTTGACCTCGTGGGCACCTTCCATGCTGCGGGCGAAGTCGTAGGTCACGAACTTCTGCTGGATGGTGGCGTCCAGCGACTTCAGGATCAGGTCGGCGGCTTCCGTCCAGCCCATGTAGCGCAGCATCATCTCGCCCGAGAGGATCACGGACGAGGGGTTGATGACGTCCTTGCCGGCGTACTTCGGCGCGGTGCCGTGGGTCGCCTCGAAGATGGCGTGGCCGCTCACGTAGTTGATGTTCGCGCCGGGCGCGATGCCAATCCCGCCGACCTGCGCGGCGAGCGCATCCGAGACGTAGTCGCCGTTCAGGTTCAGGGTGGCGATCACGTCATAGTCGGTGGGACGGGTCAGGATCTGCTGCAGGAAGTTGTCGGCGATCACGTCCTTGATGACGATGCCGTTCGGGAGCTGGCACCACGGGCCGCCGTCGATCTCGACCGCGCCGAACTCACGCTTGGCCAGGTCGTAGCCCCAGTCGCGGAAGCCGCCCTCCGTGAACTTCATGATGTTGCCCTTGTGCACGAGCGACACACTCTTGCGGCCGTTGTCCAGCGCGAACTGGATGGCGGCGCGCACCAGGCGTTCGGTGCCCTCCTGACTCACGGGCTTCACGCCGAAGGAGCTGCTGTCGGGGAAGCGGATCTTGGTCACGCCCATCTCGCCCACCAGGAAGTCGCGCATCCTCGCGGCCTCGGGCGTGCCGGCCCTGTACTCGATCCCGGCGTAGATGTCCTCGGTGTTCTCGCGGAAGATGACCATGTCCACGTCCTGCGGGCGCTTGACCGGGCTGGGCACGCCCTGGAAGTACTGCACGGGGCGCACGCAGGCATACAGGTCGAGTTCCTGGCGCAGCGCCACGTTGATGCTGCGGATCCCGCCGCCAACCGGCGTGGTCAGCGGGCCCTTGATGCCGAACAGGTACTCGCGGAACGCGGTCAGGGTCTCCTCGGGCAGCCACTGGCCCTCGCCGTAGACCTGCACGGACTTCTCGCCGGCGTAGACCTCCAGCCACTCGATCTGGCGCTGCCCACCGTAGGCCTTGGCCACCGCCGCGTCGATGACGCGCACAGACGCGTTCCAGATGTCCGGGCCGGTGCCGTCGCCTTCCACGAAGGGAATGATGGGACGG from Deinococcus sp. AB2017081 encodes the following:
- the icd gene encoding NADP-dependent isocitrate dehydrogenase, translated to MTTHIKVPAQGEKISMQSGKLTVPDRPIIPFVEGDGTGPDIWNASVRVIDAAVAKAYGGQRQIEWLEVYAGEKSVQVYGEGQWLPEETLTAFREYLFGIKGPLTTPVGGGIRSINVALRQELDLYACVRPVQYFQGVPSPVKRPQDVDMVIFRENTEDIYAGIEYRAGTPEAARMRDFLVGEMGVTKIRFPDSSSFGVKPVSQEGTERLVRAAIQFALDNGRKSVSLVHKGNIMKFTEGGFRDWGYDLAKREFGAVEIDGGPWCQLPNGIVIKDVIADNFLQQILTRPTDYDVIATLNLNGDYVSDALAAQVGGIGIAPGANINYVSGHAIFEATHGTAPKYAGKDVINPSSVILSGEMMLRYMGWTEAADLILKSLDATIQQKFVTYDFARSMEGAHEVKTSEFANKIIENMG
- the nadA gene encoding quinolinate synthase NadA translates to MTHTPQAVTEPTPVVPRPQVPHRDLLQLEVLPDEAQIRADIERLRRERNAVIIAHNYQRPEVQGIADFVGDSLGLSRQAARTDADVIVFAGVHFMAETAAILSPDKTVLLPDLRAGCSLADTVTAQGIRDWKARNPGGLVVTYVNTTADVKAESDYCCTSGNAVQIVASLPADVPVLFAPDRFLAAHVIRETGRAMDVWDGACHVHEAIRPEDVQGQQLAHPDAELLIHPECGCSSRVLGALPDLKLYSTEGMIHRARASSAQEFIVVTETGMVTRLENDVPGKTFIPVSRTACCEYMKMITLENIRDALLNLEPRVTVPADIRERALVPIERMLAIG